The genomic region GAAGGAGCATATTCGTATGCGTCCAGGGATGTATATTGGAAAATTGGGGGACGGTTCGTCGGCAGATGACGGTATTTATATCCTTATAAAGGAGGTTTTGGACAACTGTATCGATGAATTTGTGATGGGCGCTGGTAAAACCATTGAGGTTTCTGTTCAGGGCACTAAGGTAATCGTTAGGGATTACGGCCGCGGGATTCCTTTGGGAAAAGTGGTAGACGTGGTTTCAAAAATGAATACCGGTGGAAAATACGATTCCCGCGCTTTTAAAAAATCGGTAGGGTTAAATGGGGTTGGTACCAAGGCAGTGAATGCCCTATCAACTTATTTCCGTGTAGAATCGAATAGGGATAACAAATCCAAAGCTGCAGAATTTGAACAAGGTAATCTTGTAAATGAAGAGGAGCTTGAGGAAACGAGCCGCAGACGCGGTACAAAGGTCTCTTTTGTTCCCGATGAAACCATTTTTAAAAACTATAAGTTCAGAAATGAATATATAGAAAAAATGGTGCGCAACTATGTTTATCTTAATCCGGGGCTAACCATTGTTTTTAACGGAGAAAAATTTTATTCAGAAAATGGACTGAAAGATCTTCTTGAAGACACTACTAGCAAGGAAGATATGTTGTACCCAATAATTCACTTACGGGGCAACGACATAGAGGTAGCCATAACACATAGCCGAACCCAGTATAGCGAAGAGTATCATTCTTTTGTAAACGGACAAAATACCACACAGGGAGGGACGCATTTGGCGGCCTTTAGAGAAGCGGTTGTAAAGACCATAAGGGATTTCTACGGAAAGAATTACGATGCTTCTGATATTCGGAAATCTATCATTGCAGCCATCTCCATAAAGGTAATGGAGCCTGTTTTTGAGAGTCAGACGAAAACAAAATTAGGTTCTACAGATATGGGTGGCGATTTGCCTACGGTAAGAACTTATGTGAATGATTTTATAGGCACACAGCTCGATAATTTTCTTCATAAAAATGCTGAAGTCGCTGAAAAACTGCAACGCAAAATTTTAGCTGCGGAAAGGGAACGCAAAGAATTGTCTGGAATACGAAAACTGGCCAAAGATCGAGCTAAGAAGGCAAGTCTTCATAATAAAAAACTTCGCGATTGTCGGGTGCATTTAGGAGACACCAAAAATGAACGGTCTTTGGAGACCACACTTTTTATTACCGAAGGAGATTCCGCATCGGGATCCATCACCAAATCAAGGGATGTAAACACCCAAGCGGTATTCAGTCTACGAGGTAAACCATTGAACACTTATGGAATGTCTAAAAAGATTGTTTACGAAAACGAAGAATTTAACTTATTACAGGCAGCATTAAATATTGAAGAATCTATGGAAGATCTTCGGTATAATAATATTGTAATTGCTACAGATGCCGATGTGGATGGGATGCACATTAGATTATTGTTAATTACGTTCTTTTTACAGTTTTTTCCAGAACTTATAAAAGAAGGGCATTTGTATATTTTACAAACCCCTTTGTTTAGGGTTCGTAATAAAAAGGAAACGATTTATTGCTATAGTGAAGATGAACGTAAGGCGGCTATTGAAAAATTAAGTGGTAAGCCAGAGATAACCCGATTTAAAGGACTTGGTGAAATTTCCCCGGATGAATTTCAACATTTTATAGGTGACGATATTAGATTAGACCCTGTAATGCTGGATAAAGCAATGTCTATTGAAAGTCTTTTGGAATTTTATATGGGCAAAAACACCCCCGATCGTCAAAAATTCATCATCAATAACCTTAGAGTGGAACTTGATGTAATTGAAGATTGACATCTTTAAATCAAATAGATATAAATTACCCTACTATCTTTTATGGAAGAGAATACAGAATTGAATCCGGAAGAAAATAACAGTCAAGAAACCATAACGCGTGTTGGCGGGATGTATCAAGATTGGTTTCTGGATTATGCTTCTTATGTAATTTTAGAACGTGCAGTCCCGGCTATTGAAGACGGCTTTAAACCCGTGCAACGTAGAATTATGCATTCTTTAAAAGAATTGGATGATGGGCGGTACAATAAAGTAGCCAATATTGTAGGGCACACCATGCAGTATCACCCGCACGGGGATGCCAGTATTGGGGATGCCATGGTGCAAATCGGACAAAAAGACCTTTTAATAGACACCCAAGGAAACTGGGGAAATGTACTCACTGGAGACAGTGCTGCAGCGCCTCGTTATATTGAAGCCAGGATTTCCAAATTAGGGCTGGAGGTTGTTTACAGTCCAAAAATAACAGATTGGCAACTTAGTTACGACGGAAGAAAGAAAGAACCGATCAACCTTCCGGTAAAATTTCCATTATTGCTTGCACAAGGGGCAGAAGGGATTGCAGTGGGACTTTCAACCAAAATACTTCCGCATAATTTTATAGAACTCATAGATGCTTCCATAAAACATCTAAAAGGAAAACGCTTTACCCTTTATCCAGATTTCCCGACCGCCGGAATCATGGATATTACTAATTATAATGATGGTTTGAGAGGCGGTAGGATTCGTGTGCGTGCAAAAATTTCGCAATACGATAAAAACACTTTGGTCATTAACGAAATTCCCTTCGGAACCAATACCTCTAGTTTAATAGATTCTATCTTAAAGGCGAATGACAAAGGGAAAATTAAGGTTAAAAAAATTGAAGATAATACCGCCGCAGAAGTTGAAATCTTAATTCATCTTCCTAATGGAATTTCCCCCGATAAAACCATTGATGCGCTCTATGCATTTACTGCGTGCGAAACCTCTATATCTCCCTTGGCATGTGTTATAGAAGATAATAAGCCATTATTTATAGGGGTTACGGAGATGCTTCGAAGATCTACGGATAACACGGTTGAGCTTTTAAAGAAAGAATTGGAAATTCAACTCCATGAGCTTGAAGAACAATGGCATTTTGCTTCCCTCGAACGTATTTTTATTGAAAAAAGGATTTATCGTGATATTGAAGAGGAAGAGACATGGGAAGGCGTAATTAATGCTATTGACAAAGGCTTACAGCCTCATATAAAGCATTTGAAGAGACCCGTTACCGAAGAAGATATCGTTCGGTTGACAGAAATACGAATTAAAAGAATTTCTAAGTTTGATATTGATAAAGCGCAACAAAAAATCGATGCGCTCGAAGGCGACATCGCTCAAGTAAAACATCACTTGGAGCATTTGGTTGATTTTGCGATTGATTATTTCAACAACCTAAAAACCACCTATGGAAAGGGTAGGGAGCGCAAAACTGAAATTCGTATTTTCGATGATATTGAAGCTTCTAAGGTTGTTATTAGAAACACTAAACTTTATGTGAACCGCAAAGAAGGTTTTATAGGAACCTCTTTAAAGCGGGACGAATATGTATGCGATTGTAGCGATATTGACGATATTATTGTTTTTACCGCTACCGGCACCATGATGGTCACTAAAGTAGACTCCAAGACCTTTATTGGAAAAGATATTATTCACGTGGCCGTGTTTAAGAAAAAAGATAAGAGAACCATCTACAATTTAATTTATAAAGATGGAAAAGGCGGTGCTACTTATGTAAAAAGATTCTTTGTTGCCAGTGTGACGAGAGACAGGGAGTACGATTTAACCAATGGCAAACCAGGCTCCTATGTTCATTATTTTTCTGCAAATCCGAATGGGGAAGCAGAAGTGGTTACCGTTTACCTACGTCAAGTGGGAAGCATCAAGAAACTGAAATGGGATATGGATTTTGCAGACGTACTTATAAAGGGTAGGACGTCTAAAGGAAACATCGTTAGTAAATATGCTGTAAAACGTATTGAATTAAAAGAAAAAGGTGTCTCTACATTAAAACCAAGAAAAATTTGGTTCGACGATACCGTACAGCGTTTGAATGTTGATGGAAGAGGGGAATTGCTGGGGGCATTTAAAGGAGAGGACCGACTTCTAATTATAAATCAGGACGGATTTGTAAAAACGGTAGTTCCAGAATTGACCATGCATTTTGATAGTAATATGATAGTGCTGGAAAAATGGAATCCTGAAAAGCCAATCTCAGCAATATACTTTAACGGCGAAAAGGAACTGTACTACGTTAAGAGATTCCTTATTGAAAACGAGGGTAAAGAGGAGTCGTTCCTCCCAGACGTAGCGAATTCCCGATTGGAAATTGTTTCAACCGACTGGAGGCCAGTGGCAGACATTGAGTTTACCAAAGAACGCGGAAAAGATAGAAAACCGAATCTGGAGGTGGATATTGAAGATTTTATTGCTGTAAAAGGAATAAACGCACTTGGAAACCAGCTCACGAAAGATAAAGTAAATCAAATTAACCTTTTAGAGCCTTTGCCTTTTGAAGAACCAGAAGAGAAACAGCCAGAGGAAATGGAGGTGAATGATGAGGAAGATGTAAGTGGGGATAAATCGCAGCAGAAAGATGATGGAGGCCCAACCCTTTTTGATTAAGGTTTTCTAAATTCAATCTTTATCGATATGCTTTTCTATTTTACTATCGATAATCCCGAAGATTAAATTAATGAGTACCACCAAAACGCTTAGCGCCAACAGTTCCAAATAAAGCCCCGTAGCTGCCAAACAACCAGCTGCGGCGCTACACCAAATAGTTGCGGCGGTGGTAAGGCCTTTTATTTTATTTTCTTTTTGAAGAATCACCCCAGCACCTAAAAAACCGATGCCCACTACAACCTGACTCAAAACACGGGTGGCATCAACGCCAAATTGATGTTCGTATTGCAAGGAAATTATTACAAAAACGGCAGCGCCAATAGAAACCAGTGTATTGGTTTTGAGTCCGGCACTTTTGCCTTTATATTCACGTTCCAATCCTATTAACAACCCCGCAATAGTTGCTGCTGCAATTTTGAAAATAAAATCGCTTACTTTTATATTTTCAGTAATTAGATCGATTGCCATTACCTTAAATTAATAAAAATATTGATAGTGTCATAAAAAAACACAAATCAAGCTTTGAAATCGAAGTAATGATGAATAGCAGTTTTGGTATGCTTAAAGTGACTTGACTTTGGTCGCCCTTCCTTTTTGTTTGTTCTTTTTATCGCCTACTACCGAGTATTCAAACAAGTAAGAGTCCTTGTCGGTAGTCAATATTTTCATATGAATGGCTTTAGCATCCCTTCTGGAAGTAGGATTGATTTTTTTTACGATAAACTCACAATCGTTAATCCAACGA from Galbibacter sp. BG1 harbors:
- a CDS encoding DNA topoisomerase IV subunit B, producing the protein MSETTKYTEDNIRSLDWKEHIRMRPGMYIGKLGDGSSADDGIYILIKEVLDNCIDEFVMGAGKTIEVSVQGTKVIVRDYGRGIPLGKVVDVVSKMNTGGKYDSRAFKKSVGLNGVGTKAVNALSTYFRVESNRDNKSKAAEFEQGNLVNEEELEETSRRRGTKVSFVPDETIFKNYKFRNEYIEKMVRNYVYLNPGLTIVFNGEKFYSENGLKDLLEDTTSKEDMLYPIIHLRGNDIEVAITHSRTQYSEEYHSFVNGQNTTQGGTHLAAFREAVVKTIRDFYGKNYDASDIRKSIIAAISIKVMEPVFESQTKTKLGSTDMGGDLPTVRTYVNDFIGTQLDNFLHKNAEVAEKLQRKILAAERERKELSGIRKLAKDRAKKASLHNKKLRDCRVHLGDTKNERSLETTLFITEGDSASGSITKSRDVNTQAVFSLRGKPLNTYGMSKKIVYENEEFNLLQAALNIEESMEDLRYNNIVIATDADVDGMHIRLLLITFFLQFFPELIKEGHLYILQTPLFRVRNKKETIYCYSEDERKAAIEKLSGKPEITRFKGLGEISPDEFQHFIGDDIRLDPVMLDKAMSIESLLEFYMGKNTPDRQKFIINNLRVELDVIED
- a CDS encoding DNA gyrase/topoisomerase IV subunit A produces the protein MEENTELNPEENNSQETITRVGGMYQDWFLDYASYVILERAVPAIEDGFKPVQRRIMHSLKELDDGRYNKVANIVGHTMQYHPHGDASIGDAMVQIGQKDLLIDTQGNWGNVLTGDSAAAPRYIEARISKLGLEVVYSPKITDWQLSYDGRKKEPINLPVKFPLLLAQGAEGIAVGLSTKILPHNFIELIDASIKHLKGKRFTLYPDFPTAGIMDITNYNDGLRGGRIRVRAKISQYDKNTLVINEIPFGTNTSSLIDSILKANDKGKIKVKKIEDNTAAEVEILIHLPNGISPDKTIDALYAFTACETSISPLACVIEDNKPLFIGVTEMLRRSTDNTVELLKKELEIQLHELEEQWHFASLERIFIEKRIYRDIEEEETWEGVINAIDKGLQPHIKHLKRPVTEEDIVRLTEIRIKRISKFDIDKAQQKIDALEGDIAQVKHHLEHLVDFAIDYFNNLKTTYGKGRERKTEIRIFDDIEASKVVIRNTKLYVNRKEGFIGTSLKRDEYVCDCSDIDDIIVFTATGTMMVTKVDSKTFIGKDIIHVAVFKKKDKRTIYNLIYKDGKGGATYVKRFFVASVTRDREYDLTNGKPGSYVHYFSANPNGEAEVVTVYLRQVGSIKKLKWDMDFADVLIKGRTSKGNIVSKYAVKRIELKEKGVSTLKPRKIWFDDTVQRLNVDGRGELLGAFKGEDRLLIINQDGFVKTVVPELTMHFDSNMIVLEKWNPEKPISAIYFNGEKELYYVKRFLIENEGKEESFLPDVANSRLEIVSTDWRPVADIEFTKERGKDRKPNLEVDIEDFIAVKGINALGNQLTKDKVNQINLLEPLPFEEPEEKQPEEMEVNDEEDVSGDKSQQKDDGGPTLFD
- a CDS encoding MgtC/SapB family protein, with amino-acid sequence MAIDLITENIKVSDFIFKIAAATIAGLLIGLEREYKGKSAGLKTNTLVSIGAAVFVIISLQYEHQFGVDATRVLSQVVVGIGFLGAGVILQKENKIKGLTTAATIWCSAAAGCLAATGLYLELLALSVLVVLINLIFGIIDSKIEKHIDKD